One stretch of Ictalurus punctatus breed USDA103 chromosome 5, Coco_2.0, whole genome shotgun sequence DNA includes these proteins:
- the LOC108265574 gene encoding rhodopsin, producing the protein MNGTEGPFFYVPMSNATGIVRSPYDYPQYYLVAPWAYAMLGAYMFFLILVGFPINFLTLYVTIEHKKLRTPLNYILLNLAVADLLMVFGGFTTTVYTSMHGYFVFGRLGCNLEGFFATFGGINSLWCLVVLSIERWIVVCKPMSNFRFGENHAIMGVAFTWVMAMACTVPPLVGWSRYIPEGMQCSCGIDYYTRAEGFNNESFVIYMFTVHFLTPLFIITFCYGRLLCTVKAAAAAQQESETTQRAEREVTRMVIIMFIGYMVAWTPYASVAWYIFTHKGSEFGPVFMTVPAFFAKSSSVYNPIIYVCMNKQFRHCMITTLCCGKNPFEEEEGASTTASKTEASSVSSSSVSPA; encoded by the coding sequence ATGAATGGAACAGAGGGGCCGTTCTTCTACGTGCCCATGTCCAATGCCACTGGTATTGTGAGGAGTCCATACGATTATCCTCAGTACTACCTAGTGGCACCATGGGCCTACGCCATGTTGGGAGCCTACATGTTCTTCCTCATTCTCGTTGGCTTTCCAATCAACTTCCTCACGCTGTACGTCACCATTGAGCACAAGAAGCTgcgcacacccctaaactacaTCCTCTTGAACTTGGCTGTTGCTGACTTGTTAATGGTATTTGGAGGCTTCACAACCACGGTATACACATCTATGCATGGCTACTTCGTCTTTGGGCGCCTTGGCTGCAACCTGGAAGGCTTCTTTGCAACTTTTGGTGGTATCAACTCACTCTGGTGCCTGGTCGTGCTCTCCATTGAGAGATGGATAGTTGTTTGCAAACCCATGAGCAACTTCAGGTTTGGAGAGAACCATGCCATCATGGGAGTAGCATTCACCTGGGTCATGGCCATGGCCTGTACCGTGCCCCCCCTAGTCGGCTGGTCCCGTTATATCCCTGAGGGCATGCAGTGCTCATGTGGAATTGACTACTACACTCGTGCAGAGGGGTTCAACAATGAGTCCTTTGTCATCTACATGTTCACGGTCCACTTCCTTACCCCACTATTCATCATCACCTTCTGTTATGGCCGTCTGCTCTGCACTGTCAAGGCGGCTGCAGCTGCACAGCAGGAATCTGAAACCACCCAGAGAGCTGAGCGTGAGGTCACACGCATGGTCATCATCATGTTCATTGGCTACATGGTTGCCTGGACGCCCTATGCCAGTGTGGCTTGGTACATCTTCACCCATAAGGGCAGTGAATTCGGGCCTGTCTTCATGACCGTCCCAGCCTTCTTTGCCAAAAGCTCCTCAGTTTACAACCCTATCATCTATGTCTGCATGAACAAGCAGTTCCGCCACTGCATGATTACCACCCTGTGCTGCGGCAAGAACCCCTTCGAGGAAGAGGAGGGTGCTTCCACCACTGCCTCCAAGACCGAGGCCTCATCCGTCTCCTCCAGCTCTGTGTCCCCGGCATAA